The segment gtttgaaataacgatattgtgaatcttttatcatatttttatttttgactacctgcaaagtttttcatttgtccactaaaaactgttataacgtcgaataaattaaagttaagctatcgtaatcgacgttagacataatataaagatatgtaaattgttatacgacttataatttttattttcgttttcactatttttttataaatattatggtcatctttttcttaaaagttgggtaagatggccaatgcttatgttgtactattttgataatataaaatttctattaaatattttccttttaatttcgataatattacataatttaagtttcagtgaagataacatgtcgaatattattaaaaaataacaagaataaaagtatattttttgcattttaaaaaactatgtctatcttacccgagtttaccttatataaataaatatatatatatatataatttatgtttataatattttgtattatattagaataataatctaCCATAAGATTGTAATATTTGAACATGTGATAAAATGCGTCTTATTTCTTCGTGTGCTTTTGGTTTGATTGGTCCACCACCGAAAAATATGACTTTTAAAGATGATAATGGAAATTTCTTTATGTAACCCGCTTTGAGAAATCGGTGGATCATACTCGAGGTCAGAAAAACCGTAGTTATCTAAATAGCAAGATCAAAACGATTTAgccttttacattatattacatattattatcatgcatgcaaaaatataaaatgcataataattaattttcttaataaataatataataatatcatgtaaaaataatattttttagtattatatcttgaatttatttaaattattatagtaatattttaacactaaaatctttaaattaaatttttttcttattgagAAATGCAAGTTTTTCAGACATTTAGATATTAACAAGAGAaatgtgataatatatatattttatataattattttcttgacaaagataaatttacacaatattgaattattaaggTTCCCGAGTAGTCGCCGAGAAACTCTGAGTTGACGGTGACGACAACCATAactataatagaaataaaaaccaAGTCATTattgttctttctttttatctcgCATTGTCTGTTTCTTTTGGCCGCGGTGACTATTCGGGAGCCCGAATATAAAATGcccgaaaaaataaaatggttTTTAGCAAAAACAATTAAACTAGTATGTCCGATTGTCAGTTATTATTTTCCTGAAGTTAGagaagaagataaattttaaattatttgctcATTTGcaataatggataaaaaaaatcttttattttttacataaagagTTTTTgcctcttttatcttttatatataataaaacttgataataaaatcgaaaacaGTGTTGCCATCTGTTTTCTTTACAACTGTTACcttgtatttttcaattaataagcATAGCATCTCTTCAGAAAATTCTGGGTAAAGAATTACTTTGGCACCCTGCGCGATCGAAAACAAATTCATCAGTACTCCCCCAACCCAATAAAGTGCTGAGAACCAAATCGCCGTATCGGTAAAATCTATGTTTCTGTCTTCGCTGACATACGACAGACAGTAATTAGATAATTCAACTGCTTTCGACAGTCCCGTGGTGCCTGACGAATGCATTATGCACATGGTCTTTTTTCTGTCATTGCACTCGACATAATGGAAAGTCGTCACATCCGCATCGCTGCACATGCTCAAAATATCGGAAAATGAGATCACGTTGGGATGTTTACCGAAAATCACAACAATGGGATTGCTGTTGCTCTCTTTTATCGCGCTCAAAATAACGTTCACGGATTTCTCAGTGCAGAATATCACTTTCGGAGTAGTCAGCCGCATGAAGTAAAGCACGCTTTCTAATGATAAATAgcgcataattaataaaattacatgaaataaaaaaacactaaataaaataaataatacatataaatgttattgcacaactaaataataaataagataaaatctaattaattagagacaaattaaattatatttgctgttgttggatttatattatctctaatTATTAATCGAATAAAACGTAACAATGCTTTTGAATGGTCATCGCAGGATAACTCACGTAAATCCATATTTTCGTGCCACGGATTAAAGATCGCGTTGACATAAATTGTCGCCAAACAGGGCACAAAGGAATTGAAATGATTACTTGTGCATAGATTGACAACATCGCAAGGTTTGATTCCTTGTTTTTGTAACCACAATGCGCATCTTACAACTTTATCTTGTAACTCCGCATACGTAACTACTTGTTCAGTGCATGCATTCACCTATGACATTATTGATATTGTACAGAGTGTCTTAAAATCATAGAACGtgcattttattacaaaattatttaattataattaaattactattaaatggtattaaaatataatatctcatGTCATTTCTTGAAAATGTTTACTCGTTATGAAATTagtatgcaaatttatattatataagcatTGTTAACTCTGAAAGTTTTCTTCTCTTACATTCAATATTGACATTACGTCTAAGTATTATCTTACCtgtgcaattttatttccatGACTTTTAATGTTATTCCACAATATTTCTCCAATACTTTTAGGCGTAGACGTTATTTCTCCTTTGTAAACGTTATTTTCCACAGTAAatgtctaaaaataataaataaatctttacttAAATACAACACAGTacaaatttttgcatatttttaaaacaaatttacgTTTTGCgtttttaatctataattttatatcatattgacaatgattatttgtgtaagttaattgttaattatataaatatattaactataatatGTGCGCAATTATGGGTTTTTTGTACTTACCCTTGAGTCATTTACAGCCATATTACCGGAGATATAGTTTTTAGATCTTAGTTAGAAAATGTTGAACACAATTAAACAGCGACGTAGTAATTATTCCTCTCACTTACtacaacataaaaaaatacacatatatctatgaaaaatgtttggaagtttatataatgtttaaattttaactttctttcattcttaaaagaaatgtttatatttacgtacaatataaaatttatttttctgtatttctatttttgcatttgttcgttaaaactaaaattaaatattagttagaaatagaaaattgtttaaattacaaattttatcgaCAAAGtggcattaaataaaatgattaagatGACATGTGGCATCCACGGATATCATCATCTAAGCGTCtgtttaaaaatcaaagtatTTCTACAATgataagagagagaatataaatacgttttatatcataaaaattaaaatgtaaaaaatgctaAATTGGAATAAAGTATGTATTGACAGTAAATTGGATTTGCACacacaataatacaatatataattataaatgttgataCAATATTCCGAAAACAAGACGAAGTTATGCACAGTTTTTTAATGATGATTCTTCTCGAAAGGACTAAGCTTTACTGGTTTTTATTAACACGTTACAAGTAGGAAACGACGTTTTACATTACCGAATTACTTGAGGATATAATAGCTGCATTGCACGTCATGAGATAATAACACTTTAAGTGCAGTCACAAATAATAGAACACTATGAGTATCTGCACAGTCTGATATATCGacaatttgtttctttaattaGTCGTAATACTCGCGAAGAAAGTTTCTCCGTTATTAATAAGCCATGATGTGAGCTCGCTGTAAGTAATGCACTTATATATTGTGACTTGTGCAAatagttgtaatattttatcatccgCGATTGTACATCGTTGAATTGTCATTATCTCATGATATCACGCGATACAACTATTATACTGTGACATAATCTAGAAGCAAAAAGTTGTTTCCTCTACTTGCATTAGGCCTAATCTACAATGTGCTCTTTGTTTTCTGtttcttagaaattaatcCAATCCTGttcgattattcttcttaAAATCAACTGCAATTagttaatttctaaagaaagaaaaagcaaaACGCACATTGTAGATTAGGCTTTAGAACTAAGAtgtttaaaacaaaacaaatacatgtattagaaataataataatataatgatatatgtgaaatatatttttaaatgatttttaattagttgtAATTACTTTTGAATTGTTCATTATCATTCGAATATTAACATACATTTAACTACGATGTATTCGATAATTGTTCAGTCTTGCATATTATCACTTTTTTGTAGGTAGTTACGCAAGTTTCTTAAGGGGGGAATTCTCTTTTCATATCTATCTTCTACATATAAAGTGACCAAATGTTTAGTGTCTCGATACGAGACGTGTCCAAgaaaccaaaaaaaaagaaaaaaaccttAATAAAAcacatgtttatatttttatacatttattaatatatttaaactgcagaagagagagagagagagagggagaaagagagaaacaacaatagtaaaatatgttaaaaagttgaaaaggttaaatttctctctctctctctctctcttcccccccccctcccagGACAATTCGGTCCAATCCGGGACATTATCCGGGACAAAGAGCTCAAATCCAGGATTGTCCCGCAATCCGGGACGTCtgataactttatttatatgattattatccAATTACATATCTGCTGTAAATATACTTTCTCATTTTATTGttaagcaatattttaaacatagaaaaagaatattgatttcacattctctttataaaacatttattaaacattgttgttttatattcATGTTCTTATCCAAGTAGAACAAAAAGTCACGATAGTGTCAAAGTAATGTCAAATATCACAATGCATGCGTGttcgtgcgtgcgtgcgtgtgtcaGAAAGGAATATTTgcacttaattttaaaagtgtatatatcCGTCTCATATTCGGCACATGCAtatacgcacacgcacacgcacacacacacgcacagcatacacacacgcacagcATACACATGATGGGCAAAATCCATCCAACAATCTCCTCGTAGTGCGCAACGGAAAATGCTAATGTTGGCGGTAACAGGCACAAAAATGTATAGGTCACTTTGATATACGTCATAAGTcctcgaaaaaaaatcatatcaatctcaattttttttaatttgcaaagaaaagttcaaattttacaatgattattatgacacttgtgaaaaaaattcattccaCTCCGCGGAGTGCGTCAAACTGTGTAAATTTTCCGAGACAAAACACGTTCTTACTTTTGAGAGGAAGGCGGGAGGggagaaagataaatttaaaatctgacAAATGCTTCTTAAAATAGAGACTTTAacctacaaaataaaaaaaaaaattttaatacgacAATTTTTCGTGGAGTTGTGATTATCTGaaattatgtgaaattttggtataaatttttgttgcgATAATTTTGTTGCCCAGAGTATtaagatgaaaatattaattcgttACATTTTAATCTTCACTTGTACATAATGTACaataacttaatttattttagtaaagtTTTATGATCTCTTTTctctgaaaattataattttgaatatttattaaaataaaaataaaaattaaatttagtttagattggattattataaaattggtTTAGAGAGATAAATCCTCACTTCTATAACGATCACAGTTACGAATTGTAAAGTAATAGttctattgtaaataaatacattttttaattatattaaattgttatttcctCTTtcgtaaagataaaaaataaattaaagcttCATTA is part of the Anoplolepis gracilipes chromosome 2, ASM4749672v1, whole genome shotgun sequence genome and harbors:
- the LOC140676332 gene encoding uncharacterized protein; this encodes MAVNDSRTFTVENNVYKGEITSTPKSIGEILWNNIKSHGNKIAQVNACTEQVVTYAELQDKVVRCALWLQKQGIKPCDVVNLCTSNHFNSFVPCLATIYVNAIFNPWHENMDLQSVLYFMRLTTPKVIFCTEKSVNVILSAIKESNSNPIVVIFGKHPNVISFSDILSMCSDADVTTFHYVECNDRKKTMCIMHSSGTTGLSKAVELSNYCLSYVSEDRNIDFTDTAIWFSALYWVGGVLMNLFSIAQGAKVILYPEFSEEMLCLLIEKYKITTVFLTSSMIHRFLKAGYIKKFPLSSLKVIFFGGGPIKPKAHEEIRRILSHVQILQSYGMTEVAGYRTLQCSNHKNGSCGTVIQNTEIKIVDLESGKALGSNQLGELWIKSATQMNGYYRNLEVTKKTVDEQGWLHSGDIGYFDEDGELFIVDRIKDLIKYRGYHISPGEIEGVLLSHPGVSEVAVTGIPHPTDDEYPIAYITKMPGIEVTEQELIDLVANNMMDQYKLRGGVVFLNELPHTSTGKIAKNELKAMSKKLVVEQIQETNL